In Arthrobacter sp. StoSoilB5, one genomic interval encodes:
- a CDS encoding cupin domain-containing protein: protein MKALPVEPSNVPVAIGSRIRAARQAQRLTIEQVADATGLTKGFLSRVERDLTSPSVASLVTLCQVLSVSVGDLFAAPETHLTRRDDGPRISLGGQGIVERLLTARSERRLQILQATIEPRGRGENELYAVDCDVDVLHVVKGRIKLILTNEEYDLEEGDTLSFPGREPHTWINPTDETVEVLWVLVPAASR from the coding sequence ATGAAGGCTCTCCCCGTTGAACCAAGCAACGTTCCCGTTGCTATCGGTTCCAGAATCCGCGCAGCCCGCCAGGCGCAGCGCCTCACCATCGAGCAAGTGGCGGACGCTACTGGGCTGACCAAGGGTTTCCTCAGCCGCGTCGAGAGGGACCTGACATCACCGTCGGTCGCTTCGCTCGTAACCCTTTGCCAGGTCCTGTCCGTCTCGGTGGGTGACTTGTTTGCCGCCCCGGAAACCCACCTGACCAGGCGTGACGACGGTCCGCGGATTTCCCTGGGTGGCCAGGGCATCGTGGAGCGCCTATTGACTGCCCGGTCAGAACGTCGCCTGCAGATCCTCCAGGCCACCATCGAGCCTCGGGGCCGTGGTGAGAACGAGCTCTATGCGGTGGACTGCGATGTTGACGTTCTCCATGTGGTCAAGGGGCGCATCAAGCTCATCCTGACCAACGAGGAGTACGACCTCGAAGAAGGGGACACCCTCTCCTTCCCGGGCCGCGAACCCCACACGTGGATCAATCCCACGGACGAAACCGTCGAGGTGCTCTGGGTTCTGGTGCCCGCAGCGAGTCGGTAG
- a CDS encoding MFS transporter, with amino-acid sequence MSSAPSQDTLQEASRSVPEHSMKSKDMRRILASSFIGSAIEYYDFMLYATAASLVFNKVFFANLGPGFALFASFVTLAVGYVARPLGGLIFGHFGDRLGRKKMLVLSMLIMGFGTTMIGLLPTTAQIGIAAPIALVVLRLVQGVAVGGEWGGAALMAIEHAPKKHRGFAAAFANAGGPAGAILGTLALSLFAALSGNDFLAWGWRVPFLLSAALIAVGMVIRLKVSETPAFQKLEAEGAKRRVPLLDVLKNNRRAVLLGLLATTAFYVCQSMTTVWGVSVAVENGADKNGVLNIKAFAALLTLIICFYSARLSDRIGRRRVLIGASLLGAVLAYPILLLINNGELWAFALAIVLGNGLVQGFLYGPIAAYVAEQFPTRNRYTGASLAYQGASMVGAGFTPMIVAGLSLAAGGGLWLIAVFWIAAMLAAVVAVKLTPEGTQRELD; translated from the coding sequence ATGAGCTCAGCACCATCCCAGGACACCCTGCAAGAAGCATCCCGCAGCGTGCCTGAACACTCCATGAAGTCCAAGGACATGCGCCGCATCCTGGCATCCAGCTTCATCGGCAGTGCCATCGAATACTACGACTTCATGCTCTACGCCACTGCCGCCAGCCTCGTTTTCAACAAGGTCTTCTTCGCAAATCTTGGCCCCGGATTCGCCCTTTTCGCTTCTTTCGTAACACTCGCCGTCGGCTATGTTGCGCGCCCCCTTGGCGGCCTGATCTTCGGACACTTCGGGGACAGGCTGGGCCGCAAGAAAATGCTGGTCCTGTCCATGCTCATCATGGGTTTCGGAACCACGATGATCGGCTTGTTGCCCACCACGGCCCAGATCGGGATCGCCGCCCCTATTGCATTGGTGGTCCTCCGACTGGTCCAAGGCGTGGCGGTCGGTGGCGAATGGGGAGGCGCTGCCCTGATGGCCATAGAGCACGCACCCAAGAAACACCGTGGCTTCGCGGCGGCTTTCGCCAACGCCGGCGGACCGGCCGGAGCCATCCTGGGCACCCTCGCGCTGTCATTGTTCGCAGCCCTGTCCGGTAACGATTTCCTGGCCTGGGGTTGGCGTGTTCCGTTCCTGCTCAGTGCTGCTCTGATCGCGGTGGGGATGGTCATTCGCCTCAAAGTTTCCGAAACGCCCGCTTTCCAGAAACTTGAAGCAGAAGGAGCCAAACGGCGGGTGCCCCTGTTGGACGTCCTCAAAAACAACCGCCGCGCTGTGTTGCTCGGCCTGCTCGCCACCACAGCTTTCTACGTATGCCAATCCATGACCACCGTATGGGGCGTATCGGTTGCCGTGGAAAACGGTGCGGACAAGAACGGTGTGCTGAACATCAAGGCGTTCGCGGCATTGCTGACGTTGATCATCTGCTTCTACTCGGCCCGCCTCAGCGACAGGATCGGCCGACGTCGGGTCCTCATCGGCGCATCCCTCCTGGGTGCCGTCCTTGCTTACCCCATCCTTCTGCTCATCAACAACGGCGAACTGTGGGCATTTGCCCTGGCGATCGTGCTGGGCAACGGCCTGGTGCAAGGCTTCCTTTACGGTCCGATCGCCGCCTACGTGGCCGAACAATTTCCCACCCGCAACCGCTACACCGGCGCTTCGCTGGCATATCAAGGGGCATCCATGGTTGGTGCCGGCTTTACCCCCATGATCGTTGCGGGCCTGAGCCTCGCGGCCGGTGGTGGTCTGTGGCTCATCGCGGTGTTCTGGATCGCCGCGATGCTGGCCGCAGTAGTAGCGGTGAAACTGACCCCCGAGGGCACCCAACGCGAACTCGACTAA
- a CDS encoding LysR family transcriptional regulator: MTEFTLRQLEYFVAVLDHGSLTKAASESNISQAAASMAIAQLEKSLGLDLLIRTRAKRVEPTLAGLELGVRARRILRETADLRAGALMGSHEEMRGRVSIGCMVAISPRVIPELIGYFAEKWPEVELDFVEGAAEDLQKAVGEGELDLAFVYSLQVVPGVDVVKIVESRPQFMVAASHPLAARASLRFADLASEDVILFNVPPSAERVTAMFLAAGIEPKVRWKSVVAQTIRGVVASGRAISVTHAWPGVAPVYADAKVALVPIADDLPESWLVAAVPPGIKRPRRVDEVIAAATQLAR; the protein is encoded by the coding sequence ATGACCGAGTTCACGCTGCGCCAACTCGAGTATTTTGTGGCGGTGCTCGATCACGGCTCCCTGACTAAGGCTGCGAGCGAAAGCAATATCTCGCAGGCTGCTGCCTCCATGGCGATAGCTCAGTTGGAGAAAAGCCTCGGCCTGGACCTGCTCATTCGGACCCGGGCGAAAAGGGTGGAGCCCACGCTGGCGGGACTTGAACTTGGCGTCCGTGCCCGGCGAATCCTGAGGGAAACGGCGGATCTGCGGGCCGGTGCGCTCATGGGGTCCCACGAAGAGATGCGTGGCCGGGTGTCCATCGGCTGCATGGTGGCCATCTCTCCACGAGTGATACCGGAGCTCATCGGCTATTTCGCGGAGAAGTGGCCGGAGGTGGAGCTCGACTTTGTGGAGGGCGCCGCCGAGGACCTACAAAAGGCGGTCGGGGAGGGGGAACTGGACCTCGCCTTTGTTTACTCCCTGCAGGTGGTGCCGGGCGTCGACGTCGTCAAGATCGTGGAGTCACGGCCGCAGTTCATGGTGGCTGCAAGCCATCCCTTGGCGGCAAGGGCGTCGTTACGCTTCGCCGACCTTGCCAGTGAGGATGTCATCCTCTTCAACGTGCCGCCCAGCGCTGAACGCGTCACGGCCATGTTCCTGGCGGCCGGGATCGAACCTAAGGTTCGCTGGAAAAGCGTGGTAGCGCAAACCATTCGCGGAGTGGTGGCCAGTGGCAGGGCCATCTCCGTGACGCACGCGTGGCCGGGGGTGGCTCCGGTTTATGCAGATGCCAAAGTCGCCTTGGTGCCCATCGCGGACGATCTTCCGGAAAGTTGGCTTGTTGCCGCTGTTCCGCCGGGCATCAAGCGCCCCCGCCGGGTGGACGAGGTGATAGCGGCGGCGACTCAGCTGGCTCGATAG
- a CDS encoding MarR family transcriptional regulator translates to MSVGSATATDLVHQIFDLQRTLRCVVTAHMARVPDVGMAVQGVMRFIGEGETRATALAARLGVSAPVLSRHIAELEEVGFVARRPDPADGRAQLLALTEEGAAKLRDFEEQRSVRLRDYLADWSEADALEASQVINKLTASLKDSIRATAAGSTSTTHTA, encoded by the coding sequence ATGTCCGTCGGTTCTGCCACAGCAACCGATCTTGTGCATCAAATCTTCGATCTCCAGCGCACGCTGCGCTGTGTGGTGACCGCCCATATGGCCCGCGTTCCCGACGTCGGGATGGCGGTCCAAGGCGTCATGCGCTTTATCGGCGAGGGGGAGACCCGGGCCACCGCCCTGGCTGCCCGCCTGGGCGTCAGTGCGCCGGTCCTCAGCCGGCACATCGCCGAGCTCGAGGAAGTTGGCTTCGTCGCCAGACGGCCCGATCCGGCGGACGGCCGGGCCCAGCTCCTCGCTTTGACGGAGGAAGGCGCGGCGAAGCTGCGCGACTTCGAAGAACAACGCAGCGTGAGGCTGCGCGATTACCTGGCCGATTGGAGCGAGGCCGACGCCCTCGAGGCCTCCCAGGTCATCAACAAACTCACGGCGTCCCTCAAGGACTCCATCCGGGCAACGGCGGCCGGCTCCACTTCAACCACCCACACAGCTTAG
- a CDS encoding MBL fold metallo-hydrolase yields the protein MTLTSSLKPHVITLGTAGGPRWWAAADSGERTGIATAVVVGKAFYLVDFGQGAGRRLSQSGLELKDLRALFITHLHSDHVYDLAGLGIFGLYALADRADNPVKIIGPGNRGELPPVSPRAVVNPLPLAPENPTPGTRQMFEQLMAAHATDLNDRILDSLRPSPLDIFKAEDIRIPAQAGYHPNNNPTPDMAPFEIYRDELVTVTAILVEHPPVAPAFAFRFDTAEGSVTISGDTAYTENMITLAQGTDLLLHEAIDFDWVESLYADKTDDGSRAARDHHYKSHTSVREAAKLADAAGAGHLALHHLVPGHASTSVWLEAEEHFNGKFTVPNDLDVIPFARQR from the coding sequence ATGACACTGACGTCATCCCTGAAACCACACGTGATCACATTGGGCACCGCGGGCGGGCCCAGATGGTGGGCGGCTGCGGACTCCGGTGAGCGAACCGGAATCGCCACCGCGGTGGTGGTTGGCAAGGCCTTCTACCTGGTGGACTTCGGGCAAGGCGCCGGACGCCGGCTCAGCCAGTCAGGTTTGGAGCTCAAGGATTTGAGGGCGCTCTTCATCACCCATCTGCACTCGGACCACGTCTATGATCTGGCCGGACTCGGCATCTTTGGCCTGTACGCCCTCGCGGACCGCGCTGACAACCCGGTGAAGATCATTGGACCCGGCAATCGTGGTGAGCTACCCCCGGTGTCGCCACGCGCCGTCGTCAATCCTCTTCCCTTGGCGCCGGAGAACCCGACGCCGGGCACCCGGCAGATGTTCGAGCAACTAATGGCTGCCCACGCCACGGACCTCAATGACCGCATCCTGGACAGCCTGCGGCCCAGCCCCCTGGATATCTTCAAAGCCGAAGACATCCGGATCCCCGCACAAGCCGGCTACCACCCCAACAACAACCCGACGCCGGACATGGCACCGTTCGAGATCTACCGTGACGAGCTGGTGACAGTGACGGCCATCCTCGTGGAACACCCTCCAGTTGCTCCCGCCTTTGCCTTCCGCTTCGATACCGCTGAAGGTTCCGTGACCATCTCCGGCGACACTGCGTACACGGAAAACATGATCACCCTGGCCCAAGGAACGGACTTGTTGCTGCACGAGGCCATCGACTTCGACTGGGTGGAATCGCTGTACGCAGATAAGACCGACGACGGCAGCCGCGCCGCCCGCGACCACCACTACAAGTCCCACACCAGTGTCCGGGAGGCAGCGAAGCTGGCTGATGCCGCCGGCGCCGGGCACCTTGCCCTGCATCACCTTGTGCCCGGGCACGCATCCACATCCGTGTGGCTCGAAGCAGAAGAGCACTTCAACGGAAAATTCACCGTTCCCAACGATCTCGACGTCATTCCGTTCGCGCGCCAGCGCTGA
- the speB gene encoding agmatinase, translating into MEELRIEANGNLGPIDSSRIPRYAGAATYARLPRLDQVSKADVTVVGVPFDSGVSYRPGARFGANHVREASRLLRPYNPAWDVSPFENIQVADAGDMAVNPFNINEAIETIQQNALDLTANGSKLVTLGGDHTIALPLLRAAAERAGEPVAMLHFDAHLDTWDTYFGAEYTHGTPFRRAVEEGILDTEAISHVGTRGPLYGKKDLDDDHRFGFGIVTSADVYYQGVLETVAKIRDRIGKRPLYISVDIDVLDPAHAPGTGTPEAGGITSRELLEIIRGFRGMNLVGADIVEVAPAYDHAEITGVAGSHVAYELVTLMADNAVEGDRLGAPNGYAQQALGARIAELAQATGAAGEAR; encoded by the coding sequence TTGGAAGAGCTCCGCATTGAGGCCAACGGGAACCTCGGTCCCATCGATTCGTCCCGCATCCCGCGCTACGCCGGTGCCGCCACCTACGCCCGCCTGCCCCGCTTGGACCAGGTGTCCAAAGCTGACGTCACGGTGGTCGGCGTACCTTTCGACTCCGGCGTTTCCTACCGTCCCGGCGCCCGCTTCGGCGCGAACCATGTCCGTGAGGCCAGCCGCCTCCTGCGCCCGTACAATCCTGCCTGGGACGTCAGCCCGTTCGAGAACATCCAGGTGGCCGATGCCGGTGATATGGCGGTAAACCCGTTCAACATCAACGAGGCCATCGAGACCATCCAGCAGAACGCGCTGGACCTCACGGCCAACGGCAGCAAGCTCGTCACACTCGGTGGCGACCACACCATCGCACTGCCCTTGCTCAGGGCAGCCGCAGAGCGCGCGGGGGAACCCGTAGCCATGCTGCACTTCGACGCCCACCTGGACACCTGGGACACCTACTTCGGCGCTGAATACACACACGGAACGCCATTCCGCCGCGCGGTCGAGGAAGGCATCCTGGACACGGAGGCCATCAGCCACGTGGGTACCCGCGGTCCGCTGTACGGCAAGAAGGACCTCGACGACGACCACCGCTTCGGGTTCGGAATCGTCACCTCCGCCGACGTCTACTACCAGGGCGTCCTTGAGACAGTGGCCAAGATCCGCGACCGCATCGGAAAACGTCCGCTGTACATTTCCGTGGACATTGACGTCCTGGATCCGGCACACGCTCCCGGCACCGGCACGCCTGAGGCCGGCGGCATCACCAGTCGCGAACTCCTCGAAATCATCCGTGGCTTCCGCGGCATGAACCTCGTGGGTGCGGACATCGTCGAAGTTGCTCCGGCATATGACCACGCTGAGATCACGGGCGTCGCCGGCAGCCACGTTGCCTATGAACTGGTGACCCTCATGGCGGACAACGCCGTGGAGGGCGACCGTCTCGGTGCACCGAACGGCTACGCACAGCAGGCCCTCGGTGCCCGCATTGCAGAACTCGCCCAGGCAACCGGCGCCGCGGGAGAGGCGCGATGA
- a CDS encoding thiamine pyrophosphate-binding protein encodes MIDFDPGTAAPTKGTNQRNGGDLVVETLEALGAKTVFGIPGQHALGLFDAMGRGNLHFVSSRVENNSAFAADGYSRATGEVGVLFLSTGPGALTSLAGLQEAYATGVPMVVVASQIPLEGLGARRKGMLHQLDDQKASAANVTKSQRLIQHASGIPSAIQDAWTEAISSPQGPVWIEIPQNVLLDPIMVPPVEDALAEAADNPPRVELIREAVKWLSTAERPAIIAGGGTRRGRAEKSLLSIAEQLRAPVICTPGGNGAFPWNHELSLQSWIEDRYMTDLLEDADVLIVIGSSLGEVTSNYFTFEPRGRIIQIDAEPRVLESNRPGLGIRADAGQALAALDEALAAAGASDSATRSWHGTSPEDLVKESLAKVKARLESQDLAKELKFMSDIREAVPADMQTFWDMTIAAYWGWSCWDAREGQFHSAQGAGGLGYGFPAAIGGAVGLETTGKPGRVLAVSGDGSSMYSISELATARQHNIPVTWLIVDDGGYGILREYMVGAFGKATATELARPDFVKLAESFGVPARRVAPEEVGDALKASFEADGPNVVVVETLLKMFGPTHLDD; translated from the coding sequence ATGATCGACTTCGATCCTGGCACGGCAGCCCCAACCAAGGGGACCAACCAGCGCAACGGCGGGGACCTCGTCGTCGAGACCCTTGAAGCTCTCGGCGCCAAGACCGTCTTTGGTATCCCTGGCCAGCACGCCCTTGGCTTGTTTGATGCCATGGGTCGCGGCAACCTGCACTTCGTCTCCTCCCGTGTGGAGAACAACTCCGCCTTCGCAGCTGACGGCTACTCCCGGGCCACCGGTGAGGTCGGGGTGCTGTTCCTGTCCACCGGTCCGGGCGCACTGACGTCCCTGGCCGGCTTGCAGGAGGCCTATGCCACCGGCGTTCCGATGGTTGTCGTCGCCAGCCAGATTCCGCTCGAAGGCTTGGGCGCTCGCCGCAAGGGCATGCTGCACCAGCTCGATGACCAGAAGGCCTCAGCCGCGAACGTCACCAAGAGCCAGCGCCTGATCCAGCACGCATCAGGTATCCCGTCGGCCATCCAGGACGCCTGGACGGAGGCGATTTCCTCCCCGCAGGGCCCGGTCTGGATCGAAATCCCGCAGAACGTCCTGCTGGATCCCATCATGGTCCCGCCGGTGGAGGACGCCCTGGCCGAGGCAGCGGACAACCCGCCGCGCGTGGAGCTGATCCGGGAGGCCGTGAAATGGCTTTCGACGGCGGAACGTCCGGCGATCATCGCAGGTGGCGGTACGCGTCGTGGCCGGGCCGAGAAGTCGCTGCTTTCGATTGCCGAGCAGCTGCGCGCTCCGGTCATCTGCACTCCTGGCGGCAACGGCGCGTTCCCGTGGAACCATGAGTTGTCCCTGCAGTCCTGGATCGAAGACCGGTACATGACGGATCTCCTGGAGGACGCCGATGTGCTCATCGTCATCGGTTCCTCCCTTGGTGAAGTGACCTCCAATTACTTCACGTTCGAGCCCCGGGGCCGGATTATCCAGATCGACGCCGAACCCCGCGTCCTTGAGTCCAACCGGCCCGGCTTGGGCATCCGTGCCGACGCCGGCCAGGCACTCGCAGCTTTGGACGAAGCTCTGGCAGCAGCCGGCGCCTCTGACTCGGCCACGCGATCCTGGCACGGCACCAGCCCGGAAGACCTGGTCAAGGAGTCCCTGGCCAAGGTCAAGGCACGCCTTGAGTCCCAGGATTTGGCCAAGGAACTGAAGTTCATGTCGGATATCCGCGAAGCGGTTCCCGCTGACATGCAGACCTTCTGGGACATGACCATCGCCGCGTACTGGGGATGGAGTTGCTGGGACGCCCGCGAGGGTCAATTCCACTCAGCCCAAGGTGCCGGCGGCCTCGGCTACGGCTTCCCGGCAGCCATTGGCGGTGCTGTGGGCCTGGAAACCACCGGCAAGCCCGGACGTGTCCTGGCAGTGTCAGGGGACGGCTCGTCCATGTACTCCATCTCGGAGTTGGCCACGGCAAGGCAGCACAACATCCCGGTCACGTGGCTGATTGTGGACGACGGCGGCTACGGCATCCTGCGCGAATACATGGTGGGAGCCTTCGGCAAGGCTACGGCTACAGAACTTGCCCGCCCGGACTTCGTCAAGCTCGCTGAATCCTTCGGCGTCCCGGCCCGCCGGGTTGCCCCGGAGGAAGTGGGGGACGCGCTCAAGGCGTCCTTCGAAGCGGATGGCCCCAACGTCGTCGTGGTTGAGACGCTGCTGAAGATGTTCGGCCCCACCCACCTGGACGACTAA
- a CDS encoding amino acid transporter, with amino-acid sequence MTTLTRPPADPTDRPKKAFHLKSWLLEGMPDTSGKRQGPHGRPAEAHKPQAWWKVMCLTGLDYFSTLGYQPAIAALAAGLLSPLATLLLVFVTLAGALPVYRRVARESPRGEGSIAMLERLLPRWGGKLFVLALLGFAATDFMITITLSAADATAHLIENPFAPHFLEGQHVIITLALIAGLGIVFLRGFKEAINVAVVLVAAFLVLNLVVVVVSIGHVFTESRVISDWWTALNTSHGDPILMIALALLVFPRLALGLSGFETGVAVMPQIKGYASDTEANPAGRIKGAHKLLTTAAIIMSSFLITSSFTTVMLIPASEFQPGGKADGRALAFLAHKFLGDGFGTVYDVSTIAILWFAGASAMAGLLNLVPRYLPRYGMAPAWVRALRPLVLVFTVIAFIVTIIFQADVNAQGGAYATGVLVLITSASIAVTLSARRKKQRAQFIGFGVVSLVFIYTTVVNSIERPDGLKIAALFILGIMAVSFISRIRRAFELRATHIKMDQAALEFTANHAEGPVRIIAHEPKHLSAGRYREKLQHAQQANHLPVDCDAVFIEIIVDDSSDFEQELQVVGKKRHGFKILEVHSNNVPNTLAAVLLHIRDVTGFMPHIYFRWTEGNPISNLSKFLFFGEGEIAPVTREVLREAEPDITRRPWVHVG; translated from the coding sequence GTGACCACCCTGACGAGGCCGCCGGCCGACCCTACCGACCGGCCCAAAAAGGCATTCCACCTCAAATCGTGGCTGCTGGAAGGAATGCCGGACACCTCGGGCAAACGGCAAGGTCCCCACGGACGGCCAGCGGAAGCCCACAAACCCCAGGCGTGGTGGAAGGTCATGTGCCTGACGGGCCTGGACTACTTCTCAACACTGGGCTACCAGCCTGCAATCGCGGCGCTGGCTGCCGGATTACTGTCGCCGTTGGCCACGCTGCTCCTGGTCTTCGTCACCTTGGCAGGCGCATTACCCGTGTATCGGCGCGTTGCCAGGGAAAGTCCTCGTGGCGAAGGTTCCATTGCCATGCTGGAGCGCCTCCTTCCCCGATGGGGCGGCAAGTTGTTCGTCCTGGCGCTCCTCGGGTTTGCAGCCACGGACTTCATGATCACCATCACCCTCTCCGCCGCGGATGCCACGGCCCACCTGATCGAGAACCCCTTCGCTCCGCACTTCCTGGAAGGCCAGCATGTGATCATCACGCTGGCCCTGATTGCAGGACTCGGCATCGTCTTCCTGCGCGGATTCAAGGAAGCCATCAACGTGGCCGTCGTGCTGGTTGCCGCATTCCTCGTGCTCAATCTCGTGGTGGTCGTCGTCTCTATCGGCCATGTGTTCACGGAGTCCCGGGTCATTTCTGATTGGTGGACTGCGCTGAACACATCCCACGGCGATCCCATCCTGATGATTGCCCTTGCACTTCTGGTGTTCCCGAGGTTGGCCCTTGGCCTTTCGGGATTCGAGACCGGCGTCGCAGTCATGCCCCAGATCAAGGGATATGCATCGGACACCGAGGCCAATCCAGCGGGGCGGATCAAGGGAGCCCACAAGCTCCTGACCACCGCGGCCATCATCATGAGCTCATTCCTCATCACGTCCAGCTTCACCACCGTCATGCTGATCCCAGCCTCGGAATTCCAACCAGGCGGCAAGGCTGATGGACGCGCCCTCGCTTTCCTCGCCCACAAGTTCCTGGGAGACGGATTTGGCACGGTGTACGACGTCAGCACCATCGCTATCCTGTGGTTCGCCGGAGCCTCGGCCATGGCGGGGCTGCTGAACCTGGTCCCAAGGTACCTACCGCGCTATGGCATGGCTCCTGCCTGGGTCCGTGCACTGCGGCCGCTCGTCCTGGTGTTCACCGTCATCGCCTTCATCGTCACGATTATTTTCCAAGCCGACGTCAACGCCCAGGGTGGCGCCTATGCCACGGGCGTACTCGTCTTGATCACGTCCGCCTCCATCGCTGTGACACTCTCTGCCCGGCGAAAGAAGCAGCGGGCACAGTTCATCGGCTTCGGAGTGGTTTCCCTGGTTTTCATCTACACCACCGTGGTCAACTCGATCGAGCGCCCTGACGGCCTGAAGATCGCCGCACTGTTCATCCTGGGAATCATGGCGGTGAGCTTCATTTCCCGCATCCGACGTGCCTTCGAACTCCGTGCCACGCATATCAAGATGGACCAGGCTGCACTCGAATTCACGGCAAATCACGCCGAAGGACCTGTCCGGATCATCGCGCATGAGCCCAAGCACCTTAGCGCCGGACGCTACCGGGAGAAGCTCCAGCACGCGCAGCAGGCCAACCACCTGCCGGTGGATTGCGATGCGGTGTTCATCGAGATCATCGTGGACGACAGCTCAGACTTCGAGCAGGAGCTTCAGGTAGTGGGCAAGAAACGGCATGGCTTCAAGATCCTGGAAGTCCACAGCAACAACGTGCCCAACACCTTGGCCGCCGTCCTGCTGCACATCCGCGACGTGACCGGTTTCATGCCGCACATCTACTTCCGCTGGACCGAGGGCAACCCGATTTCCAACCTCAGCAAGTTCCTGTTCTTCGGCGAGGGCGAGATCGCGCCCGTGACCCGCGAGGTACTGCGTGAGGCTGAGCCGGACATCACCCGGCGCCCCTGGGTCCACGTGGGCTGA